From the Lysobacter sp. FW306-1B-D06B genome, one window contains:
- a CDS encoding methyltransferase domain-containing protein: MSRCPLVLDTIYLNRQVRATYERVARAPTSGFHFHTGAAYAVRQLGYDAAELAALPDACTERFSGVGNPLRIGTIPAGAVVLDHACGAGMDLLLAARAAGPEGRAIGVDLTPGMRASALRAAAQARLLDRVQLHEGTFEDLPADDASVDVVISNGVLNLAPDKPRVIGEIVRVLRPGGTLFLADVVLDRELAQAARANADLWASCIGGALTEAMLLQLLEECGLSEAQVTERFECFAGTDVDRKFHGHLHAYGANVLAIKR; this comes from the coding sequence ATGAGCCGTTGCCCGCTCGTGCTGGACACGATCTACCTGAATCGGCAGGTGCGAGCGACCTATGAGCGCGTCGCCCGCGCGCCGACCAGCGGCTTCCACTTCCACACCGGCGCGGCCTACGCGGTGCGCCAGTTGGGCTACGACGCGGCCGAACTGGCGGCGTTGCCCGACGCGTGCACGGAGCGGTTCTCCGGCGTGGGCAATCCGCTGCGGATCGGCACGATTCCTGCCGGGGCGGTCGTGCTCGACCACGCCTGCGGCGCCGGCATGGACCTGCTGCTTGCAGCGCGGGCCGCCGGCCCGGAGGGCCGCGCGATCGGCGTGGATCTCACGCCCGGCATGCGCGCCAGCGCGCTGCGCGCCGCGGCGCAGGCGAGGTTGCTGGACCGCGTGCAGCTGCACGAAGGCACGTTCGAGGATCTGCCGGCGGACGACGCCAGCGTGGACGTGGTGATTTCCAACGGCGTGTTGAACCTGGCGCCGGACAAGCCGCGCGTGATCGGCGAGATCGTGCGCGTGCTGCGGCCGGGCGGAACGCTCTTCCTCGCCGATGTGGTGCTCGATCGCGAACTGGCGCAGGCCGCGCGTGCGAACGCCGATCTGTGGGCTTCGTGCATCGGCGGCGCGCTGACCGAAGCGATGTTGCTGCAACTGCTGGAGGAATGCGGACTGAGCGAAGCGCAGGTCACCGAGCGCTTCGAATGCTTCGCAGGCACGGATGTCGATCGCAAGTTCCATGGCCATCTGCACGCCTACGGCGCCAACGTGCTCGCCATCAAGCGCTGA
- the gcvP gene encoding aminomethyl-transferring glycine dehydrogenase, with protein sequence MSQKTPSLRALEHHDAFLERHIGPNDAEVAQMLGVVGFDSLESMTDAIVPASIKSAAPLALPAPITEVEAIAKIRAIADKNQVFRSFIGQGYYGTHTPNVILRNILENPAWYTAYTPYQAEISQGRMEALINFQTMCAELTGMEIANASLLDEATAAAEAMTLAKRSAKSKSNTFFVSSGVHPQTLEVLRTRAEPLEIELVIADDAEAASIDSFGVLLQYPNTFGQIHDYKALADAVHARGGVVAVATDLLALTLIAAPGEWGADIVVGNTQRFGVPFGFGGPHAAFMACRDAYKRSMPGRLIGVSIDAEGKAAYRLTLQTREQHIRREKATSNICTAQVLLAVMASMYAVYHGPEGLARIARRTHRLATLLAVALRDAGVTVGPDFFDTLHIVDVDANAIHAKATAARINLRRIDDRSVGISLDETTTREDIVAIAALFGAKLDVDALDAKASDALPSGLLRTSAFLTHPVFNTHHSEHELLRYMRSLADKDLAMDRTMIPLGSCTMKLNATAEMIPVTWPEFGNLHPLAPASQASGYKQLIDELEAMMVECTGYDAVSLQPNSGAQGEYAGLLAIRAYHRSRGEAHRDICLIPDSAHGTNPASAQMCGMTVVVTKTDSNGNVDVEDIRRAAEKYSDRLAAIMMTYPSTHGVFEEEVVEICEIIHKHGGQVYTDGANMNALVGLAKPGKWGSDVSHLNLHKTFCIPHGGGGPGVGPCAVKSHLAPFLPGALNGDGVKTQGVGNGEVGMVSAASFGSASILPISWMYVTMMGAAGLRRATQVALLNANYIAKRLAPHYETLYTGRNDLVAHECILDLRPLKDATGVSAEDVAKRLIDFGFHAPTLSFPVAGTLMVEPTESESLHELDRFIDAMIQIRDEIRAVEEGKLDREDNPLKNAPHTATAVSASEWTHAYPRELAAFPLPSLRLQKYWPPVARVDNVYGDKNVMCACIPVDAYKDDEPVEA encoded by the coding sequence ATGAGCCAGAAGACCCCTTCCCTGCGCGCCCTTGAGCACCACGACGCCTTTCTCGAACGCCACATCGGCCCCAACGACGCCGAAGTCGCCCAGATGCTGGGCGTGGTCGGCTTCGATTCGCTGGAGTCGATGACCGACGCGATCGTCCCGGCGTCGATCAAGTCCGCCGCCCCGCTGGCGCTGCCGGCACCGATCACCGAGGTCGAGGCCATCGCCAAGATCCGCGCGATCGCCGACAAGAACCAGGTCTTCCGCAGCTTCATCGGCCAGGGTTACTACGGCACGCACACGCCCAACGTCATCCTGCGCAACATCCTGGAGAACCCGGCGTGGTACACGGCCTACACGCCGTACCAGGCGGAGATCTCGCAGGGCCGCATGGAAGCGCTGATCAACTTCCAGACGATGTGCGCCGAGCTGACCGGCATGGAGATCGCCAACGCCTCGCTGCTCGATGAAGCCACCGCCGCCGCCGAAGCGATGACGCTGGCCAAGCGTTCGGCCAAGTCGAAGTCCAACACCTTCTTCGTGTCCTCCGGCGTGCATCCGCAGACGCTGGAAGTGCTGCGCACGCGCGCCGAACCGCTCGAGATCGAGCTGGTGATCGCCGACGATGCTGAAGCGGCCAGCATCGACAGCTTCGGCGTGCTGCTGCAGTACCCCAACACCTTCGGCCAGATCCACGACTACAAGGCGCTTGCCGACGCCGTACACGCACGCGGCGGCGTGGTCGCGGTCGCCACCGACCTGCTCGCGCTGACGCTGATCGCCGCACCCGGCGAATGGGGCGCGGACATCGTGGTGGGCAACACGCAGCGCTTCGGCGTGCCGTTCGGTTTCGGCGGCCCGCACGCGGCGTTCATGGCGTGCCGTGACGCCTACAAGCGTTCGATGCCGGGCCGCCTGATCGGCGTGTCCATCGACGCCGAAGGCAAGGCCGCGTATCGCCTGACGCTGCAGACGCGCGAGCAGCACATCCGCCGCGAGAAGGCCACGTCCAACATCTGCACCGCGCAGGTGCTGCTGGCGGTAATGGCGTCGATGTACGCCGTCTACCACGGCCCGGAAGGCCTTGCGCGCATCGCGCGTCGCACGCACCGCCTGGCGACGCTCCTCGCCGTCGCCCTGCGCGATGCCGGCGTCACCGTCGGCCCGGACTTCTTCGACACGCTGCACATCGTCGATGTCGATGCGAACGCGATCCACGCCAAGGCCACGGCCGCGCGCATCAACCTGCGTCGCATCGACGATCGCAGCGTCGGCATCTCGCTGGACGAAACGACCACGCGCGAGGACATCGTCGCCATCGCCGCGCTGTTCGGCGCCAAGCTCGACGTCGATGCGCTGGATGCGAAGGCCTCCGACGCGTTGCCGTCGGGCCTGCTGCGCACCAGCGCGTTCCTCACGCACCCGGTGTTCAACACGCACCACAGCGAACACGAACTGCTGCGCTACATGCGCTCGCTGGCCGACAAGGACCTGGCGATGGATCGCACGATGATCCCGCTGGGCTCGTGCACCATGAAGCTCAACGCCACCGCCGAGATGATCCCGGTGACGTGGCCGGAGTTCGGCAACCTGCACCCGCTCGCTCCGGCGTCGCAGGCCAGCGGCTACAAGCAGCTGATCGACGAACTCGAAGCGATGATGGTCGAATGCACCGGCTACGACGCCGTCAGCCTGCAGCCCAACTCCGGCGCGCAGGGCGAATACGCCGGCCTGCTGGCGATCCGCGCCTACCACCGCTCGCGTGGCGAAGCGCATCGCGACATCTGCCTGATTCCGGATTCCGCGCACGGCACCAACCCGGCCTCGGCGCAGATGTGCGGCATGACCGTCGTGGTGACCAAGACCGACAGCAACGGCAACGTCGATGTCGAGGACATCCGCCGCGCTGCCGAAAAGTACAGCGACCGCCTCGCCGCGATCATGATGACCTACCCGTCCACGCACGGCGTGTTCGAGGAGGAAGTCGTCGAGATCTGCGAGATCATCCACAAGCACGGCGGTCAGGTGTACACCGACGGCGCCAACATGAACGCCCTCGTCGGCCTGGCGAAGCCGGGCAAGTGGGGTTCGGACGTTTCGCACCTCAACCTGCACAAGACCTTCTGCATTCCGCATGGCGGCGGCGGTCCGGGCGTCGGCCCGTGCGCGGTGAAGTCGCACCTGGCGCCGTTCCTGCCGGGCGCGCTGAACGGCGACGGCGTGAAGACGCAGGGCGTTGGCAACGGCGAGGTGGGCATGGTGTCGGCGGCGAGCTTCGGCTCGGCCTCGATCCTGCCGATCAGCTGGATGTACGTGACGATGATGGGCGCCGCCGGCCTGCGCCGCGCGACGCAGGTGGCGCTGCTCAACGCCAACTACATCGCCAAGCGCCTGGCCCCGCATTACGAGACGCTCTACACCGGCCGCAACGACCTGGTCGCGCACGAGTGCATCCTCGACCTGCGTCCGCTGAAGGATGCGACGGGCGTGTCGGCCGAAGACGTCGCCAAGCGCCTGATCGACTTCGGCTTCCACGCACCGACGTTGAGCTTCCCGGTGGCGGGCACGCTGATGGTGGAGCCGACGGAGTCCGAGTCGCTGCACGAGCTGGATCGCTTCATCGACGCGATGATCCAGATCCGCGACGAGATCCGCGCAGTGGAAGAAGGCAAACTGGATCGCGAGGACAACCCGCTCAAGAACGCGCCGCACACCGCGACCGCCGTGTCGGCGAGCGAGTGGACGCACGCGTACCCGCGCGAACTGGCCGCCTTCCCGCTGCCGAGCCTGCGCCTGCAGAAGTACTGGCCGCCGGTCGCGCGCGTGGACAACGTCTACGGCGACAAGAACGTCATGTGCGCGTGCATCCCGGTGGATGCGTACAAGGACGACGAGCCGGTGGAGGCGTAA
- a CDS encoding response regulator: MAHTPCVLVVDDDRPTREMLLEALSTHGFRAREAGDGAAMRRELEVEAPDLVLLDIRLPGEDGLSLARYLRERYDVGIIMVTGSGDVIDRIVGLEIGADDYVAKPFDPRELLARVKSVLRRIQARPEAPAALTQNPRQVPFGRCTLDLDAHQLFDADGSEVMVTHMEFDLLRVLHEHAGKALSRDQILTLTKNREWEPFDRSIDIRIARLRRKVEADPDNPRAIRTVRGVGYMFVP, translated from the coding sequence ATGGCCCATACGCCCTGTGTCCTGGTGGTCGACGACGACCGCCCCACCCGCGAGATGCTGCTCGAGGCGCTCTCCACGCACGGCTTCCGCGCACGCGAAGCCGGCGACGGCGCGGCGATGCGGCGCGAGCTGGAAGTCGAAGCGCCGGACCTGGTGCTGCTCGACATCCGCCTGCCCGGCGAGGACGGTTTGTCGCTGGCGCGCTACCTGCGCGAGCGTTACGACGTGGGCATCATCATGGTCACCGGCTCCGGCGATGTGATCGACCGCATCGTCGGGCTGGAAATCGGCGCCGACGATTACGTCGCCAAGCCCTTCGATCCGCGCGAGTTGCTGGCGCGCGTGAAGAGCGTGCTGCGGCGCATCCAGGCGCGGCCCGAAGCGCCGGCGGCGCTCACGCAGAATCCGCGGCAGGTGCCGTTCGGGCGTTGCACGCTCGACCTGGACGCGCACCAGCTGTTCGACGCCGACGGCAGCGAAGTGATGGTCACGCACATGGAGTTCGACCTGCTGCGCGTGCTGCACGAGCATGCGGGCAAGGCGCTGTCGCGCGACCAGATCCTCACATTGACGAAGAACCGCGAGTGGGAGCCGTTCGACCGCTCCATCGACATCCGCATCGCGCGGCTGCGGCGCAAGGTGGAAGCCGATCCCGACAATCCGCGGGCGATACGCACGGTGCGGGGCGTGGGGTATATGTTCGTGCCGTGA
- a CDS encoding DUF4242 domain-containing protein yields MLRKYVIERNIEGIGSQPVEAMCGVALQSNRVLDELGTGIQWVHSYVTGNKTYCIYLARDEALIREHAKRSGFPADAIVEVKSMLDPTMAPA; encoded by the coding sequence ATGCTCAGGAAATACGTCATAGAACGAAACATCGAAGGCATCGGCTCGCAGCCGGTGGAAGCGATGTGCGGCGTCGCGCTGCAATCCAACCGGGTTCTGGACGAACTCGGCACGGGTATCCAGTGGGTGCATTCGTATGTCACCGGCAACAAGACGTACTGCATCTATCTGGCGCGCGATGAAGCGCTGATCCGCGAACACGCCAAGCGTTCCGGCTTTCCCGCCGATGCCATCGTGGAAGTGAAGTCGATGCTGGACCCCACCATGGCGCCGGCGTGA
- a CDS encoding M1 family metallopeptidase translates to MRRILVSAVALALATACAASPAAPSAPAATMTRADTTTQLPRNVRPTHYDVAITPNADALTLAGKATITLEVLEPTPAITLNALDMAFSSASLVPASGKGRALTPKIAVDAAAQTATFSFDQPLAPGAYKLALQYTGRIGTQANGLFAIDYETQAGRKRALFTQFENSDARRMIPSWDEPAHKATFTLEATVPTGQMAVSNMPATSSSDLHDGTTRVVFAPSPKMSTYLLFLSVGDFERATARADGVEVGVVTQRGAIDQARFALDSSVDVLREYNQYFGTPYPLPKLDNVASPGGSQFFSAMENWGAIFTFEHTLLLDPSISTQSDKQRVFAVAAHEIAHQWFGDLVTMSWWDDLWLNEGFATWMASRTTDKLHPEWNTRLESIGSRESAMALDAVATTHPVVQHVETVEQASQAFDAITYQKGSAVIRMLEGYVGADAWREGVRNYMKAHAYGNTVSDDLWREIQAAAGKPVLDLAHDFTLQPGIPLLRVAADKCEGGKTSLTLTQDEFTRDRPGKQPLRWRVPVIVQVPGADAVRTIVEGGQGRIDVPGCGPVIVNAGQSGYYRTLYDAPQFAAIRKDFTRLDPIDQLGVMNDVWALGMAGLQSPSDYLDLVKATPRDADPQIWGDIAGTLRSLDAYYDGDAARQATFRAFAIAQLAPVFARVGWDAATGESDPVKILRTDLIEALGALGDRTVVEESRRRYAAQDRDPKALPGELRRSVLGVVARHADAATWDRLHAAAQAEKTPLVKDELYSLLSSAQDPALAKRALELALTDEPGATNSASMIRTVASLHPDLAFDFAVAHLAQVDAKVDSTSRARYYPRLANNSLDPAMIGKVRAYAQAHVAESSRRASETAMANIAYRVKVKQERLPAVDAWLGKQGK, encoded by the coding sequence ATGCGCCGTATTCTGGTTTCCGCCGTCGCGTTGGCCCTGGCCACCGCCTGTGCCGCTTCGCCGGCGGCGCCCTCCGCTCCCGCTGCGACCATGACCCGAGCCGACACGACGACGCAGCTGCCGCGCAACGTGCGACCCACGCATTACGACGTGGCGATCACGCCGAACGCCGACGCGCTCACGCTCGCAGGCAAGGCGACAATCACGCTGGAGGTTCTGGAGCCCACGCCGGCCATCACCCTCAACGCGCTGGACATGGCGTTCTCCTCCGCCTCGCTCGTGCCCGCCAGCGGCAAGGGCCGCGCGCTCACGCCGAAGATCGCCGTCGATGCCGCCGCACAGACCGCCACCTTCAGCTTCGACCAGCCGCTGGCGCCGGGTGCGTACAAACTCGCGCTGCAATACACAGGCCGCATCGGCACGCAGGCCAACGGCCTGTTCGCCATCGATTACGAGACCCAGGCCGGCCGCAAGCGCGCGCTGTTCACGCAGTTCGAGAACTCCGACGCGCGCCGCATGATCCCCTCGTGGGACGAGCCCGCGCACAAGGCCACCTTCACTCTGGAGGCGACCGTGCCGACCGGGCAGATGGCGGTGAGCAACATGCCCGCCACGTCCAGCAGCGACCTGCACGACGGCACCACGCGCGTGGTGTTCGCGCCGTCGCCGAAGATGTCCACCTACCTGCTGTTCCTCTCGGTGGGCGATTTCGAACGCGCCACCGCGCGGGCCGATGGCGTCGAAGTGGGTGTGGTCACGCAGCGCGGCGCCATCGACCAGGCGCGCTTCGCGCTGGATTCCTCGGTGGACGTGCTGCGCGAGTACAACCAATACTTCGGCACGCCGTACCCGCTGCCCAAGCTCGACAACGTCGCCTCGCCGGGCGGCAGCCAGTTCTTCAGCGCGATGGAGAACTGGGGCGCCATCTTCACCTTCGAGCACACGCTGCTGCTGGACCCGAGCATCTCCACGCAGTCCGACAAGCAGCGCGTGTTCGCCGTGGCCGCGCACGAGATCGCCCACCAGTGGTTCGGCGATCTGGTCACGATGAGCTGGTGGGACGATTTGTGGCTCAACGAAGGCTTCGCGACGTGGATGGCCTCGCGCACCACCGACAAGCTGCATCCGGAATGGAACACGCGGCTGGAAAGCATCGGTTCGCGCGAATCGGCGATGGCGCTGGACGCGGTGGCGACCACGCACCCGGTCGTGCAGCACGTGGAAACGGTCGAACAGGCGAGCCAGGCGTTCGATGCGATCACCTACCAGAAGGGCAGCGCGGTGATCCGCATGCTTGAAGGGTACGTCGGCGCCGATGCCTGGCGCGAAGGTGTGCGCAACTACATGAAGGCGCACGCGTACGGCAACACGGTGTCCGACGACCTGTGGCGTGAGATCCAGGCTGCCGCGGGCAAGCCGGTGCTGGACCTCGCGCACGACTTCACGCTGCAGCCGGGCATTCCGCTGCTGCGCGTGGCCGCGGACAAATGCGAGGGCGGCAAGACCTCGCTCACGCTCACGCAGGACGAATTCACGCGCGATCGCCCCGGCAAGCAGCCGCTGCGCTGGCGCGTGCCCGTGATCGTGCAGGTGCCCGGCGCCGATGCCGTGCGCACGATCGTGGAAGGCGGGCAGGGCCGCATCGACGTGCCCGGTTGCGGGCCGGTGATCGTCAATGCGGGCCAGAGCGGCTACTACCGCACGCTCTACGACGCGCCGCAGTTCGCCGCGATCCGCAAGGACTTCACGCGGCTGGATCCGATCGACCAGCTCGGCGTGATGAACGACGTGTGGGCTCTGGGCATGGCGGGGCTGCAGTCGCCGTCGGATTACCTGGACCTGGTGAAGGCCACGCCGCGCGACGCCGATCCGCAGATCTGGGGCGACATCGCGGGCACGCTGCGCAGCCTGGACGCCTATTACGACGGCGACGCCGCGCGCCAGGCGACGTTCCGCGCGTTCGCGATCGCGCAGTTGGCGCCGGTGTTCGCGCGCGTGGGCTGGGACGCGGCGACGGGCGAATCCGACCCGGTGAAGATCCTGCGCACCGACCTCATCGAAGCACTGGGCGCGCTGGGCGACCGCACGGTCGTCGAAGAATCCCGCCGCCGTTACGCCGCGCAGGATCGCGATCCCAAGGCGCTGCCGGGCGAACTGCGCCGCAGCGTGCTGGGCGTGGTCGCGCGCCATGCCGACGCGGCGACGTGGGATCGACTGCATGCGGCGGCGCAGGCGGAAAAGACGCCGCTGGTGAAGGACGAGCTCTATTCGCTGCTGTCCTCCGCGCAGGATCCGGCGTTGGCGAAGCGCGCGCTGGAACTGGCGCTCACCGACGAACCCGGCGCCACCAACAGCGCCAGCATGATCCGCACGGTGGCTTCGCTGCATCCAGACCTCGCATTCGATTTCGCCGTCGCGCACCTGGCGCAGGTGGATGCGAAGGTCGATTCCACTTCGCGCGCACGCTATTACCCGCGCCTGGCGAACAACTCGCTGGATCCGGCGATGATCGGGAAGGTGCGTGCGTATGCGCAGGCGCATGTCGCCGAGAGCTCGCGCCGCGCCTCGGAAACGGCGATGGCGAACATCGCCTATCGCGTGAAGGTGAAGCAGGAGCGGTTGCCGGCGGTGGATGCTTGGTTGGGGAAGCAGGGCAAGTAG
- a CDS encoding response regulator, with the protein MKANVLMVEDEAYLAMALEDLLTDAGYHVLGAARLSDALEIADHEHLDVALLDINVQGEAVYPLASRLREQGVPFVFASAYSERNIPQDFRDCQIVQKPYTSERIIEAVESMLEGGKAQAH; encoded by the coding sequence ATGAAAGCCAACGTCCTGATGGTCGAGGACGAAGCGTATCTGGCGATGGCCCTGGAAGACCTGCTGACCGACGCGGGCTATCACGTGCTCGGCGCGGCGCGCCTGTCGGATGCGCTGGAGATCGCCGATCACGAGCACCTCGACGTCGCCCTGCTCGACATCAACGTGCAGGGCGAGGCGGTGTATCCGCTCGCCAGCCGCCTGCGCGAGCAGGGCGTTCCGTTCGTATTCGCCTCCGCCTACTCCGAACGCAACATCCCGCAGGATTTCCGCGATTGTCAGATCGTGCAGAAGCCGTACACGTCGGAGCGGATCATCGAGGCGGTGGAGTCGATGCTGGAGGGTGGGAAGGCGCAGGCGCATTGA
- a CDS encoding PAS domain S-box protein: protein MNAGIPPPNAQVDDRERALRESELRLQQVLDNTSAAVFAKDRAGRYLFVNREFERLTGRDADALIGRNDRDIFPPDMAAALRRNDMRVLLEARAMEFEESGVFAGEQRTFLSAKFPLLDMDQMPYAVCGIATDITLRKQVETALSSSALAVSRAYGRDLFVELSRYLAAILDVDVAFIAQMRPDDPATMHVLAFVADGVPREHYDYGLAGTACETVVGHGFRLYPAALGSLFPLDTDFIDMEAEGYAGFPLNDSQGRPIGIVSIMSRRPLEQPEFIESVMKIFAVRAVAEIERLRADQALAMSQSSYRQIFEASEDAIFVHDVDTFRIVDVNPKACAQFGYTHDEMLEMDMDRLGTGEPPYSGADAAAHLARARSEGSAGFEWHRRNKDGSLHWDEVFLKVANIGGAPRILAFTRDITERKLAEASACRNAEHLRATVNAALDCIIAMDERGTIIKFNPAAEACFGIPERDALGRSLAETIIPERFRERHQFGLRRYLEGGPGPVLKKRLEVVAQRADGSEFPAELAIGVDDSPAGKTFIGYLRDITERTEAEERRRRLEAQLLQAKKMEALGHLTGGIAHDFNNLLASIMGYVALAHERSDDGEDTRLSGYLDQALQSCERARDLIQQMLMFSRGQKGQAQAMDVAGCIEQNLAVLQPTLTEGIEVEQDVQPGVSAVEFDPVQLGQVLLNLCVNACDAMQGEGRLRLGLSDVRIEATQCAACRQPMEGEFVELRVADTGPGIAPAVLERMFDPFFSTKPPGKGAGMGLATVHGIVHEHGGHLLVDTSPGQGTAFRVLLPACSGAARPRMSRRRSDRSGVPRREGRVLVVDDEHSVGEFMCELLSSWGLEADFVSTPELALSRVGESPAHYRLLITDHSMPSMTGVQLAQALEAIAPQLPVLLYTGLADRIREPSLPANMLRTVLRKPIDHARLSRIVGDVLGEQGVGGEAA from the coding sequence ATGAACGCCGGCATTCCCCCGCCGAACGCACAGGTCGACGACCGCGAACGCGCCCTGCGCGAAAGCGAGCTGCGCCTGCAGCAAGTGCTCGACAACACCTCCGCCGCCGTGTTTGCCAAGGACCGCGCGGGCCGCTACCTGTTCGTCAACCGCGAGTTCGAACGCCTGACCGGCCGCGATGCCGACGCGCTCATCGGCCGCAACGACCGCGACATCTTTCCGCCGGACATGGCCGCCGCGCTGCGCCGCAACGACATGCGCGTGCTGCTGGAGGCGCGCGCGATGGAGTTCGAGGAAAGCGGCGTGTTCGCCGGCGAGCAGCGCACGTTCCTGTCGGCCAAGTTCCCGCTGCTGGACATGGACCAGATGCCCTACGCCGTGTGCGGCATCGCCACCGACATCACCCTGCGCAAACAGGTCGAGACCGCGCTGAGCAGTTCCGCGCTCGCCGTCTCGCGCGCTTACGGCCGCGATCTGTTCGTCGAGTTGTCGCGTTACCTGGCGGCGATCCTCGACGTGGACGTGGCCTTCATCGCCCAGATGCGTCCGGACGATCCGGCGACCATGCACGTGCTGGCGTTCGTCGCCGACGGCGTTCCGCGCGAGCACTACGACTACGGGCTGGCCGGCACGGCGTGCGAGACCGTCGTGGGCCACGGCTTCCGCCTGTATCCGGCGGCGCTGGGTTCACTGTTCCCGCTCGACACCGACTTCATCGACATGGAGGCCGAAGGCTACGCCGGCTTCCCGCTCAACGATTCGCAGGGCCGGCCCATCGGCATCGTCTCGATCATGTCGCGGCGACCGCTGGAGCAGCCCGAGTTCATCGAATCGGTGATGAAGATCTTCGCCGTGCGCGCGGTCGCGGAGATCGAACGGCTGCGCGCCGACCAGGCGCTGGCGATGTCACAGAGCAGCTACCGACAGATCTTCGAAGCCAGCGAGGATGCGATCTTCGTCCACGACGTCGACACCTTCCGCATCGTCGACGTGAACCCGAAGGCCTGTGCGCAGTTCGGCTACACGCACGACGAGATGCTGGAGATGGACATGGACCGCCTGGGCACCGGCGAGCCGCCCTACAGCGGTGCCGATGCGGCCGCGCACCTGGCGCGTGCGCGCAGCGAAGGCTCGGCGGGTTTCGAGTGGCACCGCCGCAACAAGGACGGCAGCCTCCACTGGGACGAGGTGTTCCTCAAGGTCGCCAACATCGGCGGCGCGCCGCGCATCCTCGCCTTCACGCGCGACATCACCGAGCGAAAACTGGCCGAAGCCTCCGCATGCCGGAACGCCGAGCACCTGCGCGCCACGGTCAATGCCGCGCTGGACTGCATCATCGCGATGGACGAGCGCGGCACCATCATCAAGTTCAATCCCGCCGCGGAAGCGTGCTTCGGCATCCCCGAGCGCGATGCGCTGGGACGCTCGCTGGCCGAGACGATCATCCCCGAGCGCTTCCGCGAACGGCACCAGTTCGGCCTGCGCCGCTATCTGGAAGGCGGTCCGGGACCCGTGCTCAAGAAGCGGCTGGAGGTCGTGGCCCAGCGCGCGGACGGCAGCGAGTTTCCGGCCGAACTCGCCATCGGCGTGGACGACAGTCCCGCGGGCAAGACCTTCATCGGCTACCTGCGCGACATCACCGAACGCACCGAAGCCGAAGAGCGCCGTCGTCGCCTGGAAGCGCAGCTGCTGCAGGCCAAGAAGATGGAAGCGCTGGGCCATCTCACCGGCGGTATCGCGCACGACTTCAACAACCTTCTCGCCAGCATCATGGGCTACGTCGCGCTCGCGCACGAACGCAGCGACGACGGCGAGGACACGCGCCTGTCGGGTTACCTCGACCAGGCCTTGCAATCCTGCGAACGCGCGCGCGACCTGATCCAGCAGATGCTCATGTTCAGTCGCGGCCAGAAGGGCCAGGCGCAGGCGATGGACGTGGCCGGCTGCATCGAGCAGAACCTCGCGGTGCTCCAGCCGACGCTGACCGAAGGCATCGAAGTCGAACAGGACGTGCAGCCCGGCGTGAGCGCGGTGGAGTTCGATCCGGTGCAGCTGGGCCAGGTGCTGCTCAACCTGTGCGTGAACGCGTGCGACGCGATGCAGGGCGAAGGACGCCTGCGGCTCGGGCTGTCCGATGTGCGCATCGAGGCCACGCAATGCGCCGCATGTCGGCAACCGATGGAAGGCGAATTCGTCGAGCTGCGCGTCGCCGACACCGGCCCGGGCATCGCACCGGCGGTGCTGGAGCGCATGTTCGATCCGTTCTTCTCCACCAAGCCGCCGGGCAAGGGCGCGGGCATGGGGCTGGCGACGGTGCACGGCATCGTCCATGAGCACGGCGGGCACTTGCTGGTGGATACGTCGCCGGGGCAAGGCACCGCGTTCCGCGTGCTGCTGCCGGCCTGCTCGGGCGCGGCGAGGCCGCGCATGTCGCGACGCCGCTCCGACCGTTCCGGCGTGCCGCGCCGCGAGGGACGCGTGCTGGTGGTGGACGACGAACACAGCGTCGGCGAGTTCATGTGCGAACTGCTGTCGAGCTGGGGACTGGAGGCGGACTTCGTCTCCACGCCGGAGCTTGCGCTGTCGCGCGTGGGCGAATCGCCGGCGCATTACCGCCTGCTCATCACCGACCATTCGATGCCGTCGATGACCGGCGTGCAGCTTGCGCAGGCGCTGGAGGCGATCGCGCCGCAGCTGCCCGTGCTGCTGTACACCGGGCTGGCGGACCGGATTCGCGAGCCATCGCTGCCGGCGAACATGCTGCGCACGGTGCTGCGCAAGCCGATCGACCACGCGCGGCTGTCGCGCATCGTGGGTGATGTGCTCGGTGAACAGGGCGTCGGTGGCGAAGCCGCGTGA